In Streptomyces sp. NBC_00306, a single genomic region encodes these proteins:
- a CDS encoding organic hydroperoxide resistance protein: MDAIYTAVATANGREGRAVSSDGQIDLPLAFPAALGGNGQGTNPEQLFAAGYAACFASAMGAIGRQERIDVKDASVTAEVSIGKDTDGGFGLSVIMRVELPDHLQGEAGRDLLEKTHAYCPYSKATRGNLPVELVIE; encoded by the coding sequence ATGGACGCGATCTACACCGCAGTCGCCACCGCCAATGGCCGTGAGGGCCGCGCCGTCAGCTCCGACGGTCAGATCGATCTCCCGCTCGCCTTCCCCGCGGCGCTGGGCGGCAACGGTCAGGGCACCAACCCCGAGCAGCTCTTCGCCGCCGGCTACGCGGCCTGCTTCGCCAGCGCGATGGGCGCCATCGGCCGCCAGGAGCGGATCGACGTCAAGGACGCGTCCGTGACCGCCGAGGTCAGCATCGGCAAGGACACCGACGGCGGCTTCGGTCTCTCCGTGATCATGCGCGTCGAGCTTCCGGACCACCTCCAGGGCGAGGCCGGCCGTGACCTCCTGGAGAAGACCCACGCGTACTGCCCCTACTCCAAGGCGACCCGCGGCAACCTGCCGGTCGAGCTCGTCATCGAGTAA
- a CDS encoding alkaline phosphatase PhoX — protein sequence MSATRRQVLARTGALTAGIAFTGAFSELFAGTAAARGHHAGYGPLVPDPAGLLDLPKGFRYRVLSREGEPLSSGEGRVPSNHDGMAAFAGRRGRVHLVRNHENRADAAIPVPTVKGLTYDPMGKGGCTSLELDGRGNVLSERVAIAGTAVNCAGGPTPWGTWLTCEETEDKAGTNGYTKDHGFVFEVHGADPQRTGAVPLTAMGRFQHEAIAVDPQSGIIYETEDAFQRPFGLFYRFLPNRPLGGTRSLRAGGELEAMRVPGVPDLSAIQEPGASFDRIEWVPVPDSQAKETPIRLQDFGPKGITHAQKLEGCYWGGRSVYFVSSFARSGEGSAADHFGQVWKYEPHRRRLTLVIAFGPSTDIQLPGESPDNICLAPSGGLMVCEDGSGAQHVYGLTKSGAVYAMARGRQNIGTPEAPEWGEFAGVTFSPDGETMYVNCYTPGTTFAVTGPWG from the coding sequence ATGTCCGCAACACGTCGACAAGTTCTGGCCCGTACCGGCGCACTGACCGCCGGAATCGCGTTCACCGGCGCCTTCTCCGAGCTCTTCGCGGGGACCGCGGCCGCTCGCGGGCACCACGCCGGCTACGGACCCCTCGTCCCCGACCCAGCCGGTCTGCTCGATCTGCCGAAAGGATTCCGCTATCGGGTCCTCTCACGGGAGGGCGAACCGCTGAGCTCCGGCGAGGGCCGCGTTCCGAGCAATCACGACGGCATGGCGGCCTTCGCCGGTCGCCGCGGCCGGGTGCACCTCGTCCGCAACCACGAGAACCGCGCGGACGCCGCGATCCCCGTCCCCACGGTCAAGGGTCTGACCTACGACCCGATGGGCAAGGGCGGTTGCACGTCCCTGGAGCTCGACGGACGGGGCAACGTCCTGTCCGAGCGGGTCGCGATCGCCGGCACCGCCGTCAACTGCGCGGGTGGGCCCACCCCTTGGGGAACCTGGCTGACCTGCGAGGAGACCGAGGACAAGGCCGGCACCAACGGCTACACCAAGGATCACGGGTTCGTCTTCGAGGTGCACGGCGCCGACCCGCAGCGCACCGGGGCCGTACCGCTCACCGCGATGGGCCGCTTCCAGCACGAGGCGATCGCGGTCGATCCGCAGAGCGGGATCATCTACGAGACGGAGGACGCCTTCCAGCGTCCCTTCGGCCTCTTCTACCGCTTCCTGCCGAACAGGCCACTGGGCGGGACGCGTTCACTGCGCGCGGGTGGCGAACTGGAGGCCATGCGAGTGCCGGGCGTGCCCGACCTCTCCGCGATCCAGGAACCGGGAGCGAGCTTCGACCGGATCGAGTGGGTGCCCGTACCGGACAGCCAGGCGAAGGAAACACCCATCCGGCTCCAGGACTTCGGCCCCAAGGGCATCACCCACGCGCAGAAGCTGGAGGGCTGCTACTGGGGCGGGCGCTCCGTCTACTTCGTCTCCAGTTTCGCCCGCAGCGGCGAGGGCTCGGCGGCGGACCACTTCGGCCAGGTGTGGAAGTACGAACCGCACCGGCGCCGGCTCACGCTGGTCATCGCCTTCGGTCCGAGCACGGACATCCAGCTCCCCGGCGAATCCCCGGACAACATCTGCCTCGCTCCCAGCGGCGGGCTGATGGTCTGCGAGGACGGCAGCGGCGCCCAGCACGTGTACGGGCTGACCAAGTCCGGCGCCGTGTACGCGATGGCCCGCGGCCGCCAGAACATCGGGACCCCCGAGGCACCGGAGTGGGGCGAGTTCGCGGGGGTCACCTTCTCGCCGGACGGCGAGACGATGTACGTCAACTGCTACACACCGGGGACGACGTTCGCGGTCACGGGGCCCTGGGGCTGA
- a CDS encoding OsmC family protein translates to MATTRQAHTVWEGNLTEGTGTVTFDSSGIGEYAVSWPSRAEQANGKTSPEELIAGAHSSCFSMALSHGLAQAGTPPTRLNTQAEVTFQPGTGITGIHLTVEGTVPGLDEAGFVKAAEDAKANCPVSQALSGTTITLSASLA, encoded by the coding sequence ATGGCCACCACGCGTCAGGCGCACACGGTCTGGGAGGGCAACCTCACCGAAGGCACGGGCACCGTCACCTTCGACTCCTCCGGAATCGGCGAGTACGCCGTCTCCTGGCCCTCCCGCGCCGAGCAGGCCAATGGAAAGACGAGCCCCGAAGAGCTCATTGCCGGCGCCCACTCCAGCTGCTTCTCGATGGCCCTCTCGCACGGGCTCGCCCAGGCCGGCACCCCGCCGACCCGGCTCAACACCCAGGCCGAGGTGACCTTCCAGCCCGGCACGGGCATTACCGGAATCCACCTCACCGTCGAGGGCACGGTCCCCGGTCTCGACGAGGCGGGTTTCGTCAAGGCGGCCGAGGACGCGAAGGCCAACTGCCCGGTCAGCCAGGCCCTGTCGGGCACGACGATCACCCTGAGTGCCTCGCTCGCCTGA
- the zapE gene encoding cell division protein ZapE encodes MRSSLARPLQLGTVSTSAMTEAAPLSLCAREPHVPADRLVAEMVPPPRFDSVRFDTYVPDPNQPSQREAVTVLSSFAASLGGAHASGSGKRRWFAKKPAAPTGPRGVYLDGGYGVGKTHLLASLWHATPAEPSLKAFGTFVELTNLVGALGFQQTVRTLSGHRLLCIDEFELDDPGDTVLVSTLLGKLVEAGVALAATSNTLPGKLGEGRFAAADFLREIQGLSAQFRPLRIDGEDYRHRGLPDAPPPYSEETVTQAAYATEGAALDDFPALLDHLAKVHPSRYGALTDGIRAVCLTDVQPVPDQSTALRLVVLADRLYDREVPVLASGMPFDRLFSEEMLNGGYRKKYFRAISRLTALARDAKGLVEQ; translated from the coding sequence ATGCGGAGCAGTCTGGCACGACCCTTACAGTTGGGAACTGTGTCGACCAGTGCCATGACCGAAGCGGCCCCCCTTTCGCTGTGCGCCCGCGAGCCGCACGTCCCCGCCGACCGGCTGGTCGCGGAGATGGTGCCGCCGCCGCGTTTCGACTCGGTGCGCTTCGACACCTACGTCCCGGACCCGAACCAGCCCAGCCAGCGCGAGGCGGTCACGGTCCTCAGCTCGTTCGCTGCGAGCCTCGGCGGGGCGCACGCGAGCGGATCCGGCAAGCGCCGGTGGTTCGCGAAGAAGCCGGCCGCTCCCACCGGGCCTCGCGGGGTCTACCTCGACGGCGGCTACGGCGTCGGCAAGACCCACCTCCTCGCCTCCCTGTGGCACGCCACCCCGGCCGAGCCCTCGCTCAAGGCCTTCGGCACCTTCGTGGAGCTCACCAATCTGGTCGGCGCCCTCGGCTTCCAGCAGACCGTGCGCACCCTGAGCGGTCACCGGCTGCTGTGCATCGACGAGTTCGAGCTCGACGACCCGGGCGACACCGTCCTCGTCTCGACCCTCCTCGGCAAGCTCGTCGAGGCGGGTGTGGCACTCGCGGCCACCTCCAACACCCTGCCGGGCAAACTGGGCGAGGGCCGGTTCGCCGCCGCCGACTTCCTCCGCGAGATCCAGGGCCTCTCCGCGCAGTTCCGTCCGCTGCGGATCGACGGGGAGGACTACCGCCACCGCGGACTGCCCGACGCCCCTCCCCCGTACTCCGAGGAGACGGTCACCCAGGCCGCGTACGCCACCGAAGGCGCCGCGCTCGACGACTTCCCGGCACTGCTGGACCACCTCGCCAAGGTGCACCCGAGCCGCTACGGCGCCCTGACCGACGGCATACGCGCGGTCTGCCTCACCGATGTGCAGCCGGTGCCCGACCAGTCGACCGCCCTGCGCCTCGTCGTACTCGCCGACCGGCTGTACGACCGCGAAGTGCCGGTGCTCGCCTCGGGCATGCCCTTCGACCGACTGTTCAGCGAAGAGATGCTGAACGGCGGCTACCGCAAGAAGTACTTCCGCGCCATCTCCCGTCTCACCGCGCTGGCCCGTGACGCGAAGGGCCTTGTGGAGCAGTAG
- a CDS encoding pyrimidine reductase family protein encodes MRRLLPVTDQTSGEDREWSLDELADAYAYPDALQGAWLRANMVSSLDGAAQHDGRSQPLSSDTDMRIFGTLRGLADAVVVGAETVRLEGYRPARAREAFAERRAAAGQGPAPAIAVVSASLNLDFTLPLFTEPLVPTLVLTGAAAPPERVREAEKAGAEVVVAGDGPGVDPPRAVRALAERGLRRLLTEGGPRMLGQFAASGVLDELCLTVSPTLTVGDAQRITGGPGLAVPARFAPTSVLEEAGFLFTRYRRI; translated from the coding sequence ATGCGACGACTGCTCCCTGTGACCGACCAGACATCCGGTGAGGACCGCGAATGGTCCCTGGACGAGCTGGCGGACGCCTACGCGTATCCGGACGCCCTTCAGGGTGCCTGGCTGCGGGCCAACATGGTGTCCTCGCTGGACGGGGCGGCCCAGCACGACGGCCGGTCCCAGCCCCTGTCCTCCGACACGGACATGCGGATCTTCGGCACCCTGCGGGGCCTCGCCGACGCGGTCGTGGTCGGCGCGGAGACGGTCCGTCTCGAGGGTTACCGGCCCGCACGTGCCCGGGAAGCCTTCGCGGAGCGCCGGGCCGCTGCCGGTCAGGGTCCCGCCCCCGCGATCGCCGTGGTCAGCGCCTCGCTGAACCTCGACTTCACCCTGCCCCTGTTCACCGAACCCCTGGTGCCGACGCTGGTGCTGACAGGCGCCGCGGCCCCGCCGGAGCGGGTCCGGGAGGCGGAGAAGGCGGGCGCCGAGGTGGTGGTCGCGGGCGACGGGCCCGGGGTGGATCCGCCGAGGGCTGTGCGGGCGCTCGCCGAACGAGGCCTGCGGCGGCTGCTCACCGAGGGCGGGCCGCGCATGCTGGGGCAGTTCGCCGCGTCGGGCGTGCTCGACGAACTGTGTCTGACCGTGTCGCCCACGCTCACCGTCGGGGACGCGCAGCGCATCACGGGCGGGCCGGGACTCGCCGTCCCGGCGCGCTTCGCCCCGACGTCCGTACTGGAGGAGGCGGGGTTCCTTTTCACCCGCTACCGTCGCATCTGA
- a CDS encoding indole-3-glycerol phosphate synthase yields the protein MFTSVLMIEKPLTSEDVEFVTTLHGDENVSFVVLMQPRGDQADLLLRAIDDVAFGELKEAVKEGEEPEGEAAKAPAQRALENSLAALRAAGSEAVGQVVEDHPLDKLKAVVDEAGADEVIVLTAPHYVEEFFHRDWASRARHKVGVPVLKLFAHSE from the coding sequence GTGTTCACTAGCGTATTGATGATCGAGAAGCCCCTGACCTCGGAAGATGTGGAATTCGTCACCACACTGCACGGTGACGAGAACGTCTCCTTCGTCGTCCTGATGCAGCCGCGCGGCGACCAGGCCGACCTCCTGCTGCGTGCCATCGACGACGTGGCCTTCGGTGAACTGAAAGAGGCCGTCAAGGAGGGTGAGGAGCCGGAGGGCGAGGCTGCCAAGGCTCCCGCCCAGCGGGCGCTGGAGAACTCCCTGGCCGCCCTGCGCGCCGCCGGCAGCGAGGCCGTGGGCCAGGTCGTCGAGGACCATCCGCTCGACAAGCTCAAAGCGGTCGTCGACGAGGCGGGCGCCGACGAGGTGATCGTGCTGACCGCACCTCACTACGTCGAGGAGTTCTTCCACCGGGACTGGGCCTCCCGAGCCCGCCACAAGGTCGGCGTCCCGGTGCTCAAGCTCTTCGCGCACAGCGAATAG
- the murC gene encoding UDP-N-acetylmuramate--L-alanine ligase, protein MAPAIPSAMERPHFIGIGGAGMSGIAKILAQRGAAVAGSDAKESATAESLRSLGATVHIGHAAEHLASDASCVVVSSAIRADNPELARAGELSVPVVHRSDALASLMTGLRSIAVAGTHGKTTTTSMLAVALTELGLDPSYAIGGDLEGPGTNARHGAGDIFVAEADESDRSFQKYDPEVAIVLNVELDHHANYASMDEIYDSFETFVGKVVPGGTLVISADQPGAVELTSRIRDLSTLKVVTYGASESADVRVHKVTPRGLTSEVTVLLNGKFLTFTVSVPGSHYAHNAVAALAAGVALGIPAHNLASALGKYTGVKRRLQLKGEAAGVQVIDSYAHHPTEMTADLEAMRGAAADSRLLVVFQPHLFSRTQELATEMGQALALTDASVVLDIYPAREDPIPGVTSELIIDAARAAGADVTAVHDKETVPEVVAGMAKPGDLVLTMGAGDVTDLGPLILARLSS, encoded by the coding sequence ATGGCACCCGCCATCCCTAGCGCCATGGAACGCCCGCACTTCATCGGCATCGGTGGCGCCGGAATGTCGGGCATCGCGAAGATCCTCGCCCAGCGCGGCGCCGCGGTGGCGGGCAGCGACGCCAAGGAGTCCGCGACCGCCGAGAGCCTGCGTTCGCTGGGCGCCACGGTCCACATCGGGCACGCCGCCGAGCACCTGGCCTCCGATGCCAGCTGTGTCGTCGTCTCCAGCGCCATCCGCGCCGACAACCCGGAGCTGGCCCGTGCCGGTGAGCTCTCGGTCCCGGTCGTCCACCGCTCCGACGCGCTCGCGTCCCTGATGACCGGCCTGCGCTCGATCGCGGTGGCGGGCACCCACGGCAAGACCACCACCACGTCCATGCTGGCGGTGGCGCTCACCGAGCTCGGTCTCGATCCCTCGTACGCCATCGGCGGTGACCTGGAGGGCCCCGGGACCAATGCCCGGCACGGCGCCGGTGACATCTTCGTCGCCGAGGCCGACGAGAGCGACCGCAGCTTCCAGAAGTACGACCCCGAGGTCGCGATCGTCCTCAACGTCGAGCTCGACCACCACGCCAACTACGCCTCGATGGACGAGATCTACGACTCCTTCGAGACCTTCGTCGGCAAGGTCGTCCCCGGCGGCACCCTGGTGATCTCCGCCGACCAGCCGGGCGCGGTGGAGCTCACCTCCCGTATCCGTGACCTGTCGACGCTGAAGGTCGTCACCTACGGCGCCTCCGAGTCCGCGGACGTACGGGTGCACAAGGTCACCCCGCGCGGCCTCACCAGCGAGGTCACCGTCCTGCTCAACGGCAAGTTCCTGACCTTCACCGTCTCGGTCCCGGGCAGCCACTACGCGCACAACGCCGTGGCCGCGCTCGCCGCCGGCGTCGCGCTGGGCATCCCGGCGCACAATCTCGCCTCCGCCCTCGGCAAGTACACCGGGGTCAAGCGCCGGCTCCAGCTGAAGGGCGAGGCCGCGGGCGTCCAGGTCATCGACTCCTACGCCCACCACCCCACCGAGATGACCGCCGACCTGGAGGCCATGCGGGGCGCCGCGGCCGACTCCAGGCTGCTGGTCGTCTTCCAGCCGCACCTCTTCTCCCGTACGCAGGAGCTCGCGACCGAGATGGGCCAGGCACTCGCCCTGACCGACGCCTCGGTGGTCCTCGACATCTATCCGGCCCGCGAGGACCCGATCCCCGGCGTCACCAGCGAGCTGATCATCGACGCCGCCCGGGCGGCGGGCGCGGATGTCACCGCCGTCCACGACAAGGAGACGGTCCCCGAGGTGGTCGCGGGAATGGCGAAGCCCGGTGATCTCGTTCTCACGATGGGCGCGGGAGACGTCACGGACCTCGGTCCGCTGATCCTGGCCCGTCTGTCGAGCTGA
- the msrB gene encoding peptide-methionine (R)-S-oxide reductase MsrB, with protein sequence MAYDIEKPDEQWRAELNPAEYKVLRQAGTEPAFVGEYTDTKTEGVYSCRACSAELFRSDTKFESHCGWPSFYDPKDTDAVELIEDRSHGMVRVEVRCARCGSHLGHVFEGEGYPTPTDQRYCINSISLRLTPDES encoded by the coding sequence ATGGCGTACGACATCGAGAAGCCGGACGAGCAGTGGCGCGCGGAGCTGAATCCGGCGGAGTACAAGGTGCTGCGCCAGGCCGGTACGGAGCCCGCCTTCGTCGGTGAGTACACCGACACCAAGACGGAGGGCGTCTATTCCTGCCGGGCGTGCAGCGCCGAGCTGTTCCGCTCCGACACGAAGTTCGAGTCGCACTGCGGCTGGCCGTCCTTCTACGACCCGAAGGACACCGACGCGGTCGAACTCATCGAGGACCGCTCGCACGGCATGGTGCGCGTCGAGGTGCGCTGCGCGCGCTGCGGATCGCACCTCGGGCACGTGTTCGAGGGTGAGGGATACCCCACCCCGACCGACCAGCGGTACTGCATCAACAGCATCTCGCTGCGGCTGACGCCGGACGAGAGCTGA